The sequence ATCACGGCGGGGCCTCCGGGGGTGGGAGCGGGCCGGGACGGTGGCGGGCGGAGCCCGTACGGTGCGAGGCGGTGCGGCGGGGGTGTTCGGCGGTGCGGCGGGGGTACGGGGGCCGCGCGGTGCGGCTTCGGGCGGGTCAGCCCTTGACGGCTCCGGCGGTCATCCCGGTGGTGACCCGGTTCTGGAGCAGCAGGAACACCGCCAGGACCGGCAGCATGAACAGGCACGACGCGGCCATCGTGGCGCCCCAGTCGGTGCCGAAGACGTTGCTGAAGGACGACAGCCACACCGGCAGGGTGCGGGCGCTCTGGTTCTTGATGATCAGCGTGTTGGCGAACGCGAACTCGTTCCAGGCGGTGATGAATCCGAACAGGGACGTCGACAGCAGCCCCGGCGCCAGCAGCGGGAAGGTCACCCGGCGGAACGCCTGCGGCCGGGTGCAGCCGTCGACCTGGGCGGCCTCCTCCAACTCCGCCGGGATCGCGGCGAGGAAGCCGCGCAGCGTCACGATCGTGAACGGCAGCGTCGTCATGAAGTAGACGAGGGTGAGCATCGACAGCCGGTCGAGCATGTCGGTGTCCCGCGCGATGATGTACATCGGGATCAGCAGCGCCTCCCAGGGCGCCATCTGCGCGGTGAACACCAGCAGCAGGAACGCCCGCCGGCCGCGCCAGCGCATCCGCGCCACCGCGAAGGCCGCGAGCAGCGCCACCACCAGTGCCATCAGCACCGCGCCGAGCGTGACGACGAGGCTGTTGCGCCAGTATCCGGCGAAGCCGTCGGCGCGTACCGCGGTGCGGAAGTGCGCGAGGGTGGGGTGCAGCGGGAGAAACGTCGGGTCGGCGCCCTCGATGTCGGCGGTCGGCTCGAACGCGGTGACCGCCATCCAGTAGACGGGGAACGCGGACAGCACCAGGACCAGCAGGGCGGCGGCGTTGAGCGGCAGCCGGCGCAGCCCGCGGCGGACGGCGGTCATGCGGTGCCCTCCTTTCCTTCCTGGCGGAACATCCGGCGCAGGTTGAACACCAGCGCGGCGAGCAGGATCAGCACGGTCAGCGTGGAGACCGCCGACCCGAGGTCGTACTTGTGGAAGGACTGCGCGATCTGGAACGCGTACACCGGCAGGGTGGTGGTGGCGCCGTCCGGGCCGCCCTGGCCGATCACCCAGATCTGGGTGAAGCACTTGAAGCACCAGATCACTTCGAGCGAGGTGACCAGGGCGAACAGCGGCCGCAGCATCGGGACGGTGACCAACCGGAAGGTCTGCCAGGGCCCGGCGCCGTCGATCCGCGCCGATTCGTACAACTCGGCCGGGATCGTGGTCAGTCCGCCGTAGAGGGTCAGCGCGGCGAACGGCACCGACTGCCACACCACCAGGGTGACCAGGATCGCGAAGGTGGCGCCGCCGTGCGCGAACCAGGTGTAGTCGCGGTAGGAGGTGAAACCCAGCTTTACCAGTGCCCAGTTGACCACTCCGAACCGGGACTGGAAGAGCCACTGGAAGACCGTGGTGGCGGCGATCACCGGGGTGGCCCAGGCCAGCACCAGCGAGCTCATCACCGGCAGCCGCAGCCGTCGGCCGAGCCGGACCAGCAGCAGCGCGACCAGCGTCCCGATCAGCATGATCAGCACGACGTTGAGCGCCGTCCACCACACGGTGCGGCGCACCACCGTCCAGAACTCCGGATCGGTCAGCGCCTCGCGGTAGTTGGCCACGCCGACGAACGAGGCCCCGCCGTTGATGAGTTCGGCCAGCCGGTAGTGCTGGAAGGACAT comes from Streptomyces sp. NBC_00448 and encodes:
- a CDS encoding carbohydrate ABC transporter permease; protein product: MWPYLLVSPTVVGAAFLLVYPVVRNTVMSFQHYRLAELINGGASFVGVANYREALTDPEFWTVVRRTVWWTALNVVLIMLIGTLVALLLVRLGRRLRLPVMSSLVLAWATPVIAATTVFQWLFQSRFGVVNWALVKLGFTSYRDYTWFAHGGATFAILVTLVVWQSVPFAALTLYGGLTTIPAELYESARIDGAGPWQTFRLVTVPMLRPLFALVTSLEVIWCFKCFTQIWVIGQGGPDGATTTLPVYAFQIAQSFHKYDLGSAVSTLTVLILLAALVFNLRRMFRQEGKEGTA
- a CDS encoding carbohydrate ABC transporter permease yields the protein MTAVRRGLRRLPLNAAALLVLVLSAFPVYWMAVTAFEPTADIEGADPTFLPLHPTLAHFRTAVRADGFAGYWRNSLVVTLGAVLMALVVALLAAFAVARMRWRGRRAFLLLVFTAQMAPWEALLIPMYIIARDTDMLDRLSMLTLVYFMTTLPFTIVTLRGFLAAIPAELEEAAQVDGCTRPQAFRRVTFPLLAPGLLSTSLFGFITAWNEFAFANTLIIKNQSARTLPVWLSSFSNVFGTDWGATMAASCLFMLPVLAVFLLLQNRVTTGMTAGAVKG